Sequence from the Deltaproteobacteria bacterium genome:
ACGCCACGTCGGCGCCCGTCCGCAGTGGAAGAAGGCGGTGGTGCGGCTCGCCGAGGGCCAGTCCATCGAGTTCTTCGAGGGAGTGTGATGCCGGTCAAGGTCTACAAGCCGACGTCCCCCGGCCGGCGCCAGATGAGCGTGCTGGACTTCTCGGACCTGACGAAGAAGGCGCCGGAGAAGTCCCTGCTCGGCGGGCGCACGCGCCAGCAGGGCGGCCGCAACGGTGCCGGGAACGTGACCGTGCGCTTCCAGGGCGGAGGCCACAAGCGCCGCTACCGGATCATCGACTGGAAGCGCAACAAGGACGGGATCCCGGCCCGGGTCGCCGCGCTCGAGTACGACCCGAACCGCTCGGCCCAGATCGCGCTCCTGCACTACGCCGACGGCGAGAAGCGCTACATCCTGGCACCCGTCGGGCTGCGGGTGGGCGATCCCGTGATGTCGGGCCCGGAGGCCGACATCCGGCCGGGCAACGCGATGCCGCTCGCGAACATCCCCCTCGGCTCCGTGGTCCACAACGTCGAGCTCAAGCCCGGGCGCGGCGCGCAGATGGTGCGTGCCGCCGGGGTGGGCGCGCAGCTGATGGCACGCGAAGCGGGCATGGCGACGCTGCGCATGCCGAGCGGCGAGCAGCGCTACGTGCGTGTCCAGTGCACTGCGACGATCGGCCAGGTCGGCAACGTCGACCACGAGAACGTGAGCCTCGGCAAGGCCGGCCGCTCGCGCTGGAAGGGCCGGATGCCGCACAACCGCGGCGTCACCATGAACCCCGTCGACCATCCGATGGGTGGCGGCGAGGGCCGGTCCTCGGGCGGCCGCCACCCGTGCACACCGTGGGGCGTTCCGACCAAGGGCCACAAGACCCGCAAGAACCAGCGAACCGACAAGCTGATCGTCAAGCGGCGTGGAAAGGGCAGGTAGATGGCGCGCTCTCTCAAGAAGGGACCGTTCGTCGATCCGGGCCTCCAGCGCAAGATCGACAAGGCCGCGAGCAGCGGCGCCAAGCAGGCGATCCGCACCTGGTCGCGGCGCTCGATGATCACGCCGGAGATGGTCGGAGTCACGTTCCAGGTCCACAACGGCAAGCTCTTCGTACCGGTGTACGTGACGGAGAACATGGTCGGGCATCGGCTCGGGGAGTTCGCGCCGACCCGGAAGTTCACCGGCCACTCGTCGGACCGGAAGGTCAAGAAGGTCTGAACCATGGTGACGGCGAAGCTCAGGGGCGTGCGCGGGAGCGCCCGCAAGGCGCGGCTGGTGGCGGACCTGATCCGCGGCAAGGGCGTCGAGGAGGCTCTGCACATCCTCGCCCAGACCCCGCGCCGCGCGTCGGCGCCGATGGCGAAGCTGCTGCGCTCGGCGCTGGCGAACGCGGAGCAGGCCAACGAGCGCGAGAAGCGCGGCATCGACGTGGACAGCCTGGTGGTCCGCGAGGTGCGCGTGGACGAGGGCCCCAGCTCGTGGCGCATCCGCCCGCGCGCACAGGGACGCGCCTATTGGATCCAGAAGCGGTCGAGCCACTACACGCTCGTCCTCGGGGAGCGCTGAGCGATGGGACAGAAGGTCCACCCGTACGGTTTCCGGATCGGTACGCTCTACGGCTGGCAGTCGAACTGGTTCTCGGAGCGGCGCTACGCGCCCCAGCTCCACGAGGACGTGAAGATCCGGCGCTTCATCAAGAAGAAGCTCTACCACGCCGGCATCTCGAAGGTGGTGATCGAGCGTACCGGCGAGAAGGTGGTGGTGAACATCCACACCGCGCGGCCCGGCATCCTGATCGGCAAGCGCGGCGCCGAGGTGGACACGCTCCGCAAGGAGGTCGGCGCCCTCACCGCCGGCGAGGTGTTCATCAACATCAAGGAGATCCGCAAGGCCGAGCTCGACGCGCAGCTGGTCGCGGAGAACGTGGCGATGCAGCTCGAGCGCCGCGTGGCCTTCCGGCGCGCGATGAAGAAGGCCGTGACCGCGACCATGAAGTTCGGCGCCCAGGGCGTGCGCATCCAGGCGGCCGGACGGCTGGGCGGCGCCGAGATGGGCCGCTGCGAGTGGTACCGCGAGGGCCGCGTGCCCCTGCACACGCTGCGCGCCGACATCGACTACGGGCTGGCCGAGGCGAAGACCACCTACGGCGTGATCGGCGTGAAGTGCTGGATCTTCAAGGGCGACCTGGCAGACAAGGAGCTGCGCCGCGGCACGCTCGCCACGCGCCTCGCGGAAGAGGGACGGTAGGCGATGCTCCAGCCGAAGAAGGTCAAGTACCGCAAGATGATGAAGGGCCGGATCCGCGGGACGGCGACGCGGGGTGCCACGGTCGCCTTCGGCGACTACGGGCTCCAGGTGCTCGAGTCCGGCAAGGTCACCGCCCGCCAGATCGAGGCCGCACGCATCGCGATGACCCGGCACGTGAAGCGCGGCGGCAAGATCTGGATCCGCATCTTCCCCGACAAGCCCATCACCAAGAAGCCCGCCGAGACCCGCATGGGCAAGGGCAAGGGCAACGTCGAGGAGTGGGTGGCGGTGGTGCGGCGCGGCCGCGTGATCTACGAGATGGAAGGCGTGCCGCGCGAGGTCGCCTCGGAGGCGCTCCGGCTCGCCGCCCACAAGCTGTCGCTGAGGACGCGCTTCGTCGCGCGGGAGGAGACGGCATGAAGGCGTCGGAGCTGCGCGAGCTGACGCTGGAGGAGCTGCGCGCCAAGGAGGAGCAGCTGCGCCGCGAGCACTTCACCGCCAAGGTGAAGCACGCCACCGGCCAGCTCGAGAACACGGCCAGACTGCGACTGCTGCGCCGCGACATCGCGCGGGTCGAGACCGTCCTGCGCGCGAGGGCTGGAGCGAGCCGATGACCGAAAGAGGACAGCGAAGGACGCTGGACGGCACCGTCGTCAGCGACAAGATGGACAAGACCGTGGTGGTGAGGGTCGAGCGGCTGGTGCGCGACCTCCACTACGAGAAGTACGTGCGGCGCTACTCGCGCTTCATGGCGCACGACCCGGAGAACGCCTGCCGGGTCGGGGACCGGGTGCGGATCATCGAGCACCGGCCGCTGTCGAAGCGCAAGCGCTGGAAGGTCCAGGCGACCCTGCAGAAGGCCACCGGAGTCTGACGCCATGGTGCAACAGGAATCGCTGCTCGAGGTCGCCGACAACTCCGGCGCGCGCAAGGTGGCCTGCATCCGGGTGCTGGGGGGGTCCCGGCGCCGCTACGCCTCGATCGGTGACATCATCGTCGTGTCGGTGAAGGACGCGATCCCGAACGGGCGGGTGAAGAAGGGCGAGGTACGCAAGGCCGTGGTGGTGCGCACGGCCAAGGGCGTGGCCCGGCCGGACGGGTCGTACATCAAGTTCGACGACAACGCCGCGGTGCTGATCGACAACCAGCGCGAGCCGGTGGGCACGCGCATCTTCGGCCCCGTGGCGCGCGAGCTGCGGGCCCGGCGCTTCATGAAGATCATCTCGCTGGCGCCGGAGGTGCTGTGATGGCTCCGCGACTGCAGGAGCGCTACCGGCAGGAAGTGGTGGGCAAGCTCTCCCAGGAGTTCGGGTACAAGAACGTCCACCAGGTGCCGAAGGTCGAGAAGGTGGTGGTGAACATGGGTGTCGGTGCGGCGACCCAGAACGCCAAGCTGCTCGAGAAGGCGGTCGAGGAGCTGACGGCGATCACCGGCCAGAAGCCGCTGGTGCGCCGGGCGCGCAAGTCGATCGCCAACTTCAAGCTGCGCCAGGGCCAGGCGATCGGTGCCATGGTCACCCTGCGCGGCGACCGGATGTGGGAGTTCCTCGACCGCCTGCTGACGGTCGCGCTCCCGCGTGTTCGTGACTTCAAGGGTGTGTCGGCGAAGGCCTTCGACGGCCGCGGCAACTACACGCTCGGGATCCGGGAGCAGATCATCTTCCCGGAGGTGAACTACGACGCGGTGGAGAAGATCTCGGGGCTCAACGTCACGGTCTGCACCACCGCCCGCAACGACGCCGAGGGCAAGGCGCTCCTGGGGCACCTGGGCATGCCCTTCCGGCAGTAGCGAGGAACGTTCCATGATGACCGACCCGATCGGCGACATGCTCGCCCGCATCCGCAACGGCGCGCAGGCACGCCACAAGGAGGTGGCGCTGCCGCACTCGAAGGTGAAGCTCGCGATCGCCCGGGTGCTGGCGGAGGCCGGCTTCGTCGGCGAGGTGCGCGCGGAGACGCGCGAGGGGCTGCCGGTGCTGGTGGTGGGCCTGCGCTACGGCGACGACGGGCGCGGCGTGATCGACGGCCTGCGCCGGGTGAGCCGCCCGAGCCGCCGCGTGTACGTGGCCCGGGACGAGATTCCGCGGGTCCGCAACGGACTCGGCATCGCCGTGCTCTCGACCTCGAAGGGCGTGCTCTCCGACAGCCGGGCCCGCGAGGCCGCGGTGGGCGGCGAGCTGCTCTGCGAGGT
This genomic interval carries:
- the rplB gene encoding 50S ribosomal protein L2 — its product is MPVKVYKPTSPGRRQMSVLDFSDLTKKAPEKSLLGGRTRQQGGRNGAGNVTVRFQGGGHKRRYRIIDWKRNKDGIPARVAALEYDPNRSAQIALLHYADGEKRYILAPVGLRVGDPVMSGPEADIRPGNAMPLANIPLGSVVHNVELKPGRGAQMVRAAGVGAQLMAREAGMATLRMPSGEQRYVRVQCTATIGQVGNVDHENVSLGKAGRSRWKGRMPHNRGVTMNPVDHPMGGGEGRSSGGRHPCTPWGVPTKGHKTRKNQRTDKLIVKRRGKGR
- the rpsS gene encoding 30S ribosomal protein S19; its protein translation is MARSLKKGPFVDPGLQRKIDKAASSGAKQAIRTWSRRSMITPEMVGVTFQVHNGKLFVPVYVTENMVGHRLGEFAPTRKFTGHSSDRKVKKV
- the rplV gene encoding 50S ribosomal protein L22 — translated: MVTAKLRGVRGSARKARLVADLIRGKGVEEALHILAQTPRRASAPMAKLLRSALANAEQANEREKRGIDVDSLVVREVRVDEGPSSWRIRPRAQGRAYWIQKRSSHYTLVLGER
- the rpsC gene encoding 30S ribosomal protein S3 produces the protein MGQKVHPYGFRIGTLYGWQSNWFSERRYAPQLHEDVKIRRFIKKKLYHAGISKVVIERTGEKVVVNIHTARPGILIGKRGAEVDTLRKEVGALTAGEVFINIKEIRKAELDAQLVAENVAMQLERRVAFRRAMKKAVTATMKFGAQGVRIQAAGRLGGAEMGRCEWYREGRVPLHTLRADIDYGLAEAKTTYGVIGVKCWIFKGDLADKELRRGTLATRLAEEGR
- the rplP gene encoding 50S ribosomal protein L16; its protein translation is MLQPKKVKYRKMMKGRIRGTATRGATVAFGDYGLQVLESGKVTARQIEAARIAMTRHVKRGGKIWIRIFPDKPITKKPAETRMGKGKGNVEEWVAVVRRGRVIYEMEGVPREVASEALRLAAHKLSLRTRFVAREETA
- the rpmC gene encoding 50S ribosomal protein L29, whose amino-acid sequence is MKASELRELTLEELRAKEEQLRREHFTAKVKHATGQLENTARLRLLRRDIARVETVLRARAGASR
- the rpsQ gene encoding 30S ribosomal protein S17; translated protein: MTERGQRRTLDGTVVSDKMDKTVVVRVERLVRDLHYEKYVRRYSRFMAHDPENACRVGDRVRIIEHRPLSKRKRWKVQATLQKATGV
- the rplN gene encoding 50S ribosomal protein L14, which encodes MVQQESLLEVADNSGARKVACIRVLGGSRRRYASIGDIIVVSVKDAIPNGRVKKGEVRKAVVVRTAKGVARPDGSYIKFDDNAAVLIDNQREPVGTRIFGPVARELRARRFMKIISLAPEVL
- the rplE gene encoding 50S ribosomal protein L5, yielding MAPRLQERYRQEVVGKLSQEFGYKNVHQVPKVEKVVVNMGVGAATQNAKLLEKAVEELTAITGQKPLVRRARKSIANFKLRQGQAIGAMVTLRGDRMWEFLDRLLTVALPRVRDFKGVSAKAFDGRGNYTLGIREQIIFPEVNYDAVEKISGLNVTVCTTARNDAEGKALLGHLGMPFRQ
- the rpsH gene encoding 30S ribosomal protein S8, with product MMTDPIGDMLARIRNGAQARHKEVALPHSKVKLAIARVLAEAGFVGEVRAETREGLPVLVVGLRYGDDGRGVIDGLRRVSRPSRRVYVARDEIPRVRNGLGIAVLSTSKGVLSDSRAREAAVGGELLCEVW